A DNA window from Solanum lycopersicum chromosome 3, SLM_r2.1 contains the following coding sequences:
- the LOC101263090 gene encoding 7-deoxyloganetic acid glucosyltransferase-like, whose translation MAVPHVLIFPLPLQGPVNCMLKLAELLCLDKEIQITFINTEYIHQRLMNYTDVEVRFGKYPNFKFVTVPDGLPEDNPRIGDQIRLIIEGVEEVSSPLFKEMVMTTNSAPTCLIVDGIFTFALPIAKEAKIPLLYFDTISPCSLWTYLALPKLIEDGEIPFKGNDLDVLVNGMPGMEGVMRRRDLPSFCRTPDVDIPIIKHVIKEGKHIVQAQGLIFNTFEALEGPILSQFRALCPNIYAIGPLHTQMKAKLSSQRLPNTPTSNSIWKEDVSCIDWLDKQPNKSVLFVSIGSLATMSKAQFFEFWYGLVNSDTRFLWVQRPGSIIGLEDDNNNVPMELVESTKERGCIISWAPQEEVLARPSIGAFLTHSGWNSTLESIVEGVPMICWPYFVDQQVNSRYVGEVWKLGLDMKDVCDRITIERMVREVMDVKKIEFLERAKYMSDLAIASVGEGGSSYQDLDRLIEDIRLMRI comes from the exons ATGGCAGTTCCTCACGTACTTATTTTTCCGTTGCCTCTTCAAGGTCCAGTAAATTGCATGCTAAAACTAGCTGAACTCTTATGCCTTGACAAAGAAATTCAAATCACTTTCATCAACACTGAATATATCCATCAACGCCTGATGAATTATACGGACGTTGAAGTCCGTTTTGGGAAATATCCCAACTTCAAATTTGTGACAGTTCCAGATGGACTTCCAGAAGATAATCCAAGAATTGGAGACCAAATAAGGTTGATTATTGAAGGTGTGGAGGAAGTGAGTAGCCCGCTTTTCAAAGAGATGGTTATGACTACTAATTCTGCTCCAACTTGTCTCATAGTTGATGGTATATTTACATTTGCTCTTCCTATAGCAAAAGAGGCTAAAATCCCACTTCTTTATTTTGACACTATAAGTCCTTGTTCTCTCTGGACTTATTTGGCTCTTCCAAAACTTATTGAAGATGGAGAAATTCCTTTCAAAG GAAATGACTTGGATGTATTAGTAAATGGTATGCCAGGAATGGAAGGTGTGATGAGGCGCCGAGATCTTCCTAGTTTCTGCCGAACACCTGACGTTGATATCCCAATTATCAAACATGTAATCAAGGAGGGCAAACACATTGTACAAGCCCAAGGTCTAATATTCAACACATTTGAAGCCCTTGAAGGGCCTATTCTCTCACAATTTCGAGCTCTATGTCCAAATATCTATGCCATTGGGCCTCTTCACACTCAAATGAAGGCAAAATTATCTTCCCAACGTTTGCCAAACACACCAACATCCAACAGCATATGGAAAGAGGATGTGAGTTGTATAGATTGGCTCGACAAACAACCCAATAAATCAGTTCTATTTGTCAGCATTGGAAGCCTTGCCACAATGAGCAAGGCACAATTCTTCGAATTTTGGTATGGTTTGGTCAATAGTGACACTCGGTTCTTGTGGGTCCAAAGGCCCGGTTCAATTATTGGACTTGAAGACGACAACAATAATGTTCCTATGGAATTGGTGGAAAGTACAAAAGAGAGGGGGTGTATTATTAGTTGGGCTCCACAAGAAGAAGTGCTAGCTCGCCCATCAATTGGTGCGTTTTTAACACATAGTGGGTGGAATTCAACTTTGGAAAGTATAGTAGAAGGAGTGCCAATGATTTGTTGGCCCTATTTTGTTGATCAACAAGTAAATAGTAGGTATGTTGGGGAGGTGTGGAAGCTTGGACTAGACATGAAAGATGTATGTGATAGAATCACAATTGAGAGGATGGTGAGAGAAGTGATGGATGTgaagaaaattgaatttttggaGAGGGCAAAATATATGAGCGATTTGGCAATAGCAAGTGTTGGTGAAGGTGGCTCTTCATACCAAGATTTGGACCGATTAATTGAGGATATTAGGCTGATGAGGATATAA